One window of Actinomycetota bacterium genomic DNA carries:
- a CDS encoding septum formation initiator family protein — protein MRRKKRRAVVLVAVLIALGLIAAVLYRPVTRVVESRRSLLRAEERLAEEKAKTRELEERLERDLSEEYVEGEARRMGYVKPGEIPLIVLDDKDRASGDGNTEEGAEGEENAASVEASP, from the coding sequence GCGGTGGTGCTCGTCGCTGTTCTCATCGCCCTCGGACTGATCGCCGCGGTGCTCTACCGCCCGGTCACGCGGGTCGTCGAGAGCAGGAGGTCGCTGCTACGGGCGGAGGAAAGGCTGGCCGAGGAGAAGGCGAAGACGCGGGAGCTGGAGGAGAGGCTGGAACGCGACCTCAGCGAGGAATACGTCGAGGGCGAAGCGCGCAGGATGGGTTACGTGAAACCCGGGGAGATACCACTCATCGTCCTGGACGATAAGGATCGCGCTTCGGGGGATGGCAACACGGAGGAAGGGGCGGAAGGGGAGGAAAACGCCGCTTCCGTTGAGGCTTCGCCTTGA